From a single Collibacillus ludicampi genomic region:
- a CDS encoding ATP-binding protein, with protein sequence MRRLFKKVFQRSTEQKQYSQPPPLASGLTLHDVKQRAVIGYLARHMALRLNYEGADELFYLAFSRLTFENEPMSVVDRELPIHLAGLLYSWVQNREKITERLKELNLSLDVESCLIETYEKLKKQIKSEMPAFVPLSNEEEVVVNKKEPKETEVEEQTELKEWKIYRDVMYAVTQRKFLLISKDEIPQYKKGRILCEGEIKKRSDIPKCRNLAHKALQELSLNGVNVMGWILMISEAITNILKHAEEGRMTLVEDNGVIRVIVEDKGPGFSLKDLPNMTLLAGYSTKKSLGQGFTLMMKMAKQVLLYTSPKGSTIVLIMNKKEGES encoded by the coding sequence GTGAGACGGTTATTCAAGAAGGTATTTCAAAGAAGTACCGAACAGAAACAATATTCACAGCCCCCACCTCTTGCTTCTGGTTTGACGTTGCATGATGTGAAACAAAGAGCTGTTATTGGATACCTTGCTCGACACATGGCACTACGGCTGAATTATGAGGGTGCAGATGAATTGTTCTATCTTGCATTCTCTAGACTTACCTTTGAAAACGAACCGATGAGTGTTGTCGATCGAGAGCTTCCTATCCATTTAGCCGGCTTATTATATTCATGGGTACAAAACAGAGAAAAGATTACGGAGCGACTGAAAGAGTTAAACCTTTCTTTGGATGTAGAGTCTTGTCTGATTGAAACGTATGAGAAGCTTAAAAAACAGATTAAGAGTGAAATGCCTGCTTTTGTACCTCTTTCTAATGAAGAGGAAGTGGTCGTTAATAAAAAAGAGCCTAAGGAAACCGAAGTCGAAGAACAAACGGAACTAAAGGAATGGAAAATCTATCGGGATGTCATGTATGCCGTGACGCAGAGAAAATTCCTCCTGATCTCCAAAGATGAAATCCCTCAATACAAGAAGGGTCGTATTCTCTGTGAAGGTGAGATCAAGAAGCGATCCGATATTCCAAAGTGTAGAAATCTCGCTCATAAAGCATTACAGGAGCTCTCGTTGAACGGAGTAAATGTGATGGGTTGGATATTGATGATCTCAGAAGCGATTACAAACATCCTGAAACATGCGGAAGAAGGAAGGATGACCTTAGTAGAGGACAACGGGGTGATCCGTGTCATTGTGGAAGATAAGGGTCCTGGTTTTTCTCTGAAAGACCTTCCCAATATGACATTATTGGCGGGGTATTCCACAAAGAAATCTTTAGGACAAGGGTTTACATTGATGATGAAAATGGCCAAACAAGTTCTTCTTTATACATCACCCAAAGGTTCAACCATCGTACTGATTATGAACAAGAAAGAGGGTGAATCGTAG
- a CDS encoding SDR family oxidoreductase, producing MDTKQLQGKTVAITGASRGIGKETAIQLRKLGAKLIIGSRNEKELHDLAHQIDTEGGSVLPVPLDVTDESSVQKFVSVSLEHFGSVDALINCAGVGMFSSVLDSSTEDFDQMINVNLRGTYLTCKYFGKHMVEQRKGHMINLVSIAGTTILPGCGGYSASKFGILGLTRVLQAELRSKGVQVTAVLPGAVNSSFWDSIDPKPDVLAMIPTSVLAQHLVYILCQPKGAVIDEVTIMPPLGIL from the coding sequence ATGGATACAAAGCAGCTGCAAGGTAAAACGGTTGCCATTACGGGAGCAAGCCGTGGAATAGGGAAAGAAACAGCCATTCAACTCCGTAAGTTAGGGGCCAAGTTAATTATTGGAAGTAGAAACGAAAAAGAATTACATGATCTGGCCCATCAAATAGATACCGAGGGAGGAAGTGTTCTACCTGTCCCGCTCGATGTTACGGATGAATCCTCCGTTCAGAAGTTCGTAAGCGTTTCCCTTGAACACTTTGGGTCCGTCGATGCCTTAATCAATTGTGCCGGGGTAGGAATGTTCTCCAGCGTACTGGACTCATCCACCGAGGATTTTGATCAGATGATAAACGTTAATCTTCGTGGAACCTACCTCACCTGTAAATACTTCGGTAAGCACATGGTCGAACAAAGAAAAGGTCACATGATCAATCTCGTCTCGATCGCGGGAACCACAATTCTTCCAGGATGCGGGGGATATTCAGCTTCTAAATTCGGTATTTTGGGTTTGACGCGTGTCCTGCAAGCAGAATTACGTTCCAAGGGAGTCCAAGTAACCGCCGTCCTACCCGGTGCCGTGAACAGCAGCTTTTGGGATTCGATTGATCCGAAACCGGATGTATTAGCTATGATTCCTACCTCTGTACTTGCTCAACATCTCGTTTATATCCTTTGTCAGCCAAAAGGAGCTGTTATCGATGAAGTCACAATCATGCCTCCATTAGGTATTTTGTAA
- a CDS encoding 6-carboxytetrahydropterin synthase produces MKIYMSRKLSFSATHVYRVPSWSDEENRRVFGPCSNPNGHGHDYTLEVMVKGDVDERSGIVVNITEVDRVVKHLVNEELDGRFLDREHPYFRKHIPTTENIVSYLWNSLQGNMPDSELHRIRLWENPFLYSEKEDGSMVTLTRKYHFCTAHRLHSDKLSAEENVKIFGKCNNPHGHGHNYYLDVTVAGEPDPVTGMIINLAELDQIVESIVLQKFDHKHLNLDTEEFKELNPTSENVAIVIWKLLAPHLPNLHKIGLWETEKNYFEYFGSKRGVEA; encoded by the coding sequence ATGAAGATCTACATGTCTAGAAAACTATCCTTTTCCGCTACCCATGTTTATCGTGTCCCATCATGGAGTGATGAAGAAAATCGACGCGTGTTCGGACCCTGCAGCAATCCCAATGGCCACGGTCATGACTATACGCTAGAAGTGATGGTGAAAGGAGACGTCGATGAAAGATCAGGGATTGTCGTTAATATCACGGAGGTGGATCGTGTAGTCAAGCATCTAGTAAACGAAGAATTGGATGGAAGATTTTTAGATCGGGAACATCCCTATTTCCGTAAACACATTCCAACCACCGAAAATATCGTGAGCTATCTTTGGAACTCCTTACAAGGTAACATGCCCGATAGTGAATTACATAGAATTAGACTTTGGGAAAATCCATTTTTGTATTCCGAAAAGGAGGATGGGTCCATGGTGACGTTAACCCGGAAATATCATTTCTGTACGGCCCACCGTTTACATAGTGATAAACTCTCTGCGGAGGAAAATGTAAAGATCTTTGGTAAATGCAATAACCCTCATGGCCATGGACATAACTATTATCTCGATGTAACGGTAGCCGGCGAACCTGATCCAGTCACCGGTATGATTATCAATTTAGCAGAATTGGATCAAATCGTAGAGAGTATTGTTCTACAGAAGTTTGATCACAAACATTTGAACTTAGATACGGAAGAATTCAAAGAACTGAATCCTACTTCGGAGAATGTCGCAATCGTCATTTGGAAGCTTCTAGCGCCCCATCTTCCCAATCTGCATAAAATCGGTCTTTGGGAAACGGAGAAAAACTACTTTGAATACTTCGGATCAAAAAGAGGTGTTGAGGCCTAA
- the folE gene encoding GTP cyclohydrolase I FolE — MATITKQELLEQHIRSILELIGENPNREGLLDTPKRVSKMYAEVFGGVGVDPKTALTTTFEEEYEGMVVVKDISYYTFCEHHLIPFYGKAHIGYIPNGRVVGLSKFARLVELTSKRPQVQERMTQQIAEAITDVLKPEGVIVTLEGTHLCMCARGVKKPGSVTVTTVKKGIFRKNEALVREFEQSLIRE, encoded by the coding sequence ATGGCAACAATAACAAAACAGGAGCTTTTGGAACAACATATTCGATCGATCTTAGAATTGATAGGAGAAAACCCAAATCGAGAAGGACTTCTGGATACGCCCAAGCGGGTATCAAAAATGTACGCAGAAGTTTTCGGAGGAGTAGGGGTAGATCCCAAAACCGCCTTAACCACAACCTTCGAAGAAGAATACGAAGGAATGGTTGTAGTGAAAGACATCAGCTACTATACGTTTTGCGAACACCACCTTATACCTTTCTATGGTAAGGCGCACATCGGGTATATCCCTAATGGACGTGTGGTTGGACTCAGTAAGTTTGCCCGCTTGGTAGAGCTGACATCCAAACGTCCGCAAGTACAGGAACGAATGACACAACAAATCGCGGAGGCGATCACCGATGTTTTGAAACCCGAAGGGGTCATCGTGACATTAGAAGGAACCCATCTATGCATGTGTGCCCGAGGGGTGAAGAAGCCAGGAAGTGTCACAGTAACCACTGTAAAGAAAGGTATATTCCGTAAGAACGAGGCGTTGGTCCGTGAATTCGAGCAATCTTTAATCAGAGAGTAG
- a CDS encoding efflux RND transporter periplasmic adaptor subunit has translation MRRVTMAFVLSTCLFGTAVLSGCGAKEAFQQDQGSPLSVEVAKATAGWISKGPVYTGTVQPDQEVQIVPKIAGKITSIPVSVGSRVKAGDTLFTLDDRDLRNAVARAQAAVEAAQAAVQTAETQQQASVNQANGAAVQAKSGVIQAQNGLTQAQSQVQQLENALTIAKQALDDATTNKQRYEQLYAQNAASKKDLEQAETTYVNAQANYQRAQEQLDAAKGALATAQQALGNANEGYQTAQQQVEVAQSTAGIEASRKALVQAQVNLKTAQDQLADATVTSPINGIIGVKNAEIGDMVSPQMPQPVLVVANLDTVKILVYVPANAINHLKVGDPVMVKAVALNQYFKGQVKNISPLDEKGKGYPVLISVPNKDLILKSGMVTEVNLLAPDAKQGIVIPTAAVVQDNGKSYVYVADHNQARRKEVTIAQQEGSQTLVTSGLNDGDSVITSQLPLLKDNAQITVQQKS, from the coding sequence ATGAGAAGAGTCACAATGGCGTTTGTACTCAGTACATGCTTGTTCGGAACGGCCGTCCTCTCGGGATGTGGCGCGAAAGAGGCTTTTCAACAGGATCAAGGGTCTCCTTTGTCTGTGGAAGTGGCAAAAGCAACAGCGGGATGGATCAGCAAGGGCCCTGTCTATACAGGTACGGTACAACCGGATCAAGAGGTGCAAATCGTCCCGAAAATCGCCGGAAAAATCACCTCCATTCCTGTTTCCGTCGGTTCGCGCGTGAAGGCTGGAGATACGCTGTTCACCTTGGATGACAGGGATCTTCGCAACGCCGTTGCCCGTGCACAGGCGGCTGTGGAAGCGGCACAGGCGGCCGTGCAAACGGCGGAAACGCAGCAGCAAGCTTCGGTGAATCAAGCGAACGGCGCGGCTGTTCAGGCGAAAAGCGGGGTGATCCAGGCGCAAAACGGCCTGACGCAAGCACAGAGCCAAGTGCAGCAGTTGGAAAATGCGTTGACCATCGCGAAACAAGCGTTGGATGACGCGACAACCAACAAGCAACGTTATGAACAATTGTACGCGCAAAATGCGGCCTCGAAGAAGGATTTGGAACAAGCGGAAACAACTTATGTCAATGCGCAAGCGAATTACCAAAGAGCGCAGGAACAATTGGATGCGGCCAAAGGGGCGCTCGCTACTGCGCAACAGGCGCTGGGGAACGCGAATGAGGGCTATCAGACGGCACAGCAACAGGTGGAGGTTGCGCAAAGCACGGCGGGCATCGAAGCGAGCCGCAAAGCTCTTGTTCAGGCACAGGTCAACTTGAAAACCGCGCAGGATCAGCTTGCCGATGCGACCGTCACCTCCCCGATCAACGGGATTATCGGTGTGAAAAACGCGGAGATCGGCGATATGGTCTCTCCGCAAATGCCTCAACCGGTTCTCGTGGTCGCCAACTTGGATACGGTGAAGATTCTCGTCTATGTACCGGCGAATGCAATCAACCATTTGAAAGTCGGCGATCCGGTCATGGTGAAGGCGGTCGCGCTCAACCAGTATTTCAAGGGTCAAGTGAAAAATATCAGTCCTCTCGATGAAAAAGGTAAAGGATATCCGGTGCTGATTTCCGTTCCCAACAAAGACCTGATCCTGAAATCAGGGATGGTGACGGAAGTGAATCTGCTCGCACCTGACGCGAAACAAGGAATCGTTATCCCAACGGCGGCAGTCGTGCAAGACAATGGCAAATCTTATGTCTATGTAGCGGATCACAATCAGGCTCGACGCAAAGAAGTGACCATCGCGCAACAGGAAGGATCCCAAACGCTGGTTACCAGCGGACTGAATGACGGTGACTCGGTGATCACCAGCCAACTCCCTCTGTTGAAAGACAATGCGCAGATTACCGTACAACAGAAAAGTTAA
- a CDS encoding DHA2 family efflux MFS transporter permease subunit encodes MGATGLPTATPPGESASERWLAFAAVILGTFVTVLNTSLINVAIPKLINTFGSTTDRIQWVITGYMLASGVIIPITGFMGERFGYKKFLILALSVFLLGTLLSAVAWSDTSLIFARIVAGIGGGVIAPISMALVYRLMPREQIGTALGVWGVSVMVAPAIGPTLSGYLIEWMDWRFLFIICIPVIVLAILMAWLLLKETETVKGKPFDIWGFVFSATSAGTLLYALSSGQKDGWTSFEIVSLIFISIASFALLVWVETGKEQPLIPLGLFKNVTYTLSVVAASLVTIGLYGGVFLMPIYLQNIQGMEAIDTGLLLMPASLIMALTMMIAGRLFDKFGAIPLGLAGLSLLAGGTYELHALTVDTPHKWVQAVYIIRCIGIGLCMMPLSTAGMNAIAAVDPRQVGNASALSNVIRQVASSFGIAILTMIMQDRAAMYARYIADAVTVTSYGTNPVFRGTQGLSQLSGLIMQDATTRGIADAFLLSSIPVFLAIPLVLFFRKPAPAKAKGQ; translated from the coding sequence GTGGGAGCAACAGGACTACCTACGGCAACTCCGCCCGGCGAATCGGCCAGCGAACGCTGGCTGGCATTTGCAGCAGTCATCCTCGGAACGTTTGTTACTGTCCTGAATACAAGTTTGATCAATGTGGCCATTCCCAAATTGATCAACACATTCGGTTCAACCACGGATCGCATTCAATGGGTGATCACCGGTTATATGTTAGCTTCCGGTGTGATCATTCCGATCACAGGATTTATGGGGGAACGTTTTGGGTACAAAAAGTTCCTCATCCTGGCTCTGTCTGTTTTTCTCTTGGGCACTCTCCTCAGTGCGGTGGCGTGGAGCGATACATCGCTGATCTTCGCGCGGATCGTCGCGGGAATCGGCGGAGGGGTGATCGCGCCGATCAGTATGGCTCTCGTTTACAGACTGATGCCCCGCGAACAGATCGGGACGGCACTAGGCGTATGGGGCGTTTCCGTCATGGTGGCTCCGGCGATCGGACCCACGCTCAGCGGCTACCTGATTGAATGGATGGATTGGCGGTTTCTTTTTATCATCTGTATCCCCGTGATCGTGCTGGCCATTCTGATGGCCTGGCTTCTGTTAAAAGAGACGGAAACGGTCAAAGGGAAACCGTTTGACATTTGGGGATTCGTTTTTTCCGCCACATCGGCGGGCACCTTGTTGTATGCGTTGAGCAGCGGGCAGAAAGATGGATGGACTTCATTTGAAATCGTTTCTCTGATCTTCATTTCGATTGCGAGTTTCGCGCTGCTCGTTTGGGTGGAAACAGGAAAAGAACAACCGTTAATTCCGCTCGGCTTATTTAAAAATGTTACGTATACGTTGAGCGTAGTAGCCGCCAGTCTCGTAACGATCGGTTTATACGGTGGAGTCTTCCTGATGCCGATCTATTTGCAGAACATTCAAGGCATGGAAGCCATCGATACAGGTCTCTTGTTGATGCCGGCTTCGCTCATCATGGCGTTGACGATGATGATTGCCGGACGGCTGTTTGACAAGTTCGGCGCGATTCCATTGGGTCTGGCCGGGCTGTCGCTTTTGGCTGGAGGGACTTACGAACTCCATGCACTGACGGTTGATACCCCGCATAAATGGGTGCAGGCGGTCTATATCATCCGTTGTATCGGTATTGGATTATGTATGATGCCCTTGTCCACCGCGGGGATGAATGCGATCGCAGCCGTCGATCCGCGGCAAGTGGGCAATGCTTCCGCGCTCTCGAACGTGATCCGGCAGGTCGCATCCTCGTTTGGGATTGCGATTTTGACTATGATCATGCAAGACCGCGCCGCCATGTATGCGCGATACATCGCCGATGCGGTCACGGTGACTTCTTACGGTACGAATCCGGTCTTTCGGGGAACGCAAGGGTTATCCCAATTATCGGGACTTATCATGCAAGATGCGACGACGCGCGGCATCGCGGATGCTTTCTTGTTGTCGTCAATACCTGTCTTTCTGGCCATCCCTCTTGTCCTGTTTTTTAGAAAACCAGCACCCGCGAAGGCGAAGGGGCAGTAA
- a CDS encoding HlyD family secretion protein — protein MNRKVILSTILAAIVVGGAGIGGYYWYQATHYVSTEDARIDCDQYRVMPQISGELTQIIMKEGQSVQQNEAVAQQDTSNLDPSMMDKAILRAPITGTIVKWFNKEHEVVTPGQAVAIVENLNDTYVSANIEETYIDKIHPGQPVDITVDALNGLKMTGTVRKVDQASNSTFSLLPAVNTSGNFTKVTQRVRVEIELNKPKGITLIPGTNVEVKIHIA, from the coding sequence ATGAATCGAAAAGTGATTTTATCCACGATTCTTGCAGCAATTGTTGTGGGGGGAGCAGGGATTGGAGGATATTACTGGTACCAGGCGACGCATTATGTGTCTACAGAAGACGCTCGCATTGACTGTGATCAGTACCGGGTGATGCCGCAGATTTCCGGCGAACTGACACAGATCATCATGAAGGAAGGACAATCCGTTCAGCAGAATGAAGCAGTTGCGCAACAAGATACTTCGAATCTGGATCCGAGCATGATGGATAAAGCGATCTTGCGCGCTCCGATTACGGGGACGATCGTCAAATGGTTTAACAAGGAGCATGAAGTGGTAACTCCCGGCCAAGCGGTCGCCATTGTCGAGAATTTGAACGACACGTATGTATCCGCGAATATTGAAGAGACGTATATTGACAAGATTCATCCCGGCCAGCCGGTGGATATCACGGTCGATGCGCTCAACGGTCTGAAGATGACAGGGACGGTTCGCAAAGTGGATCAAGCATCCAACTCCACGTTTTCCCTGTTGCCGGCTGTCAATACGAGCGGCAACTTCACGAAAGTGACACAGCGAGTCCGTGTGGAAATCGAATTAAACAAGCCCAAAGGCATAACGCTGATTCCGGGAACGAACGTCGAAGTGAAAATACATATCGCGTAA
- a CDS encoding MarR family winged helix-turn-helix transcriptional regulator, with protein MSTVSRQIRQLIKQINQGFFELVSSELSQYGLTASQLLVLRCLKDGRQKMSDISRVVGLTNSTVSGIIDRLERSGYVERIRDEEDRRVVWVECTEKLRQLFHSIPVMQDSYFDSLLEGITEEETQSILKSLQLLANHIHEKVSQRKA; from the coding sequence GTGAGCACCGTTTCTCGCCAGATTCGGCAATTAATCAAACAGATTAACCAAGGATTCTTTGAATTGGTATCCTCAGAATTATCCCAGTATGGACTGACTGCATCACAATTGCTCGTCCTTCGCTGTCTCAAAGATGGAAGACAGAAAATGTCAGATATCAGCCGTGTGGTAGGACTCACAAACAGCACCGTTTCAGGTATTATTGACCGATTGGAACGATCGGGCTATGTAGAACGCATCCGTGACGAGGAAGATCGGCGTGTCGTGTGGGTAGAGTGTACGGAGAAATTGCGCCAATTGTTTCATTCCATTCCCGTCATGCAGGATTCCTATTTTGATTCTTTGCTCGAAGGAATTACGGAAGAAGAAACACAATCGATTCTCAAATCTCTTCAACTGTTGGCCAACCATATACACGAGAAGGTCTCTCAGCGTAAAGCGTAA
- a CDS encoding glycosyltransferase: MLALLLWGFAIYGLMMAIIHAVSGLWKSTAAETITQAVVLIVENGEMYVEGILRTIVSAASFNKGDVQVIVIDTGSTDATSKIVKTFADHEEMIEFYENISDSDISELIRSLRKQSQHVITHLDLRRWVHPKKAIHLLMRMLTTSA, translated from the coding sequence ATGCTCGCCCTTTTACTCTGGGGATTCGCGATTTACGGATTGATGATGGCAATCATACATGCAGTCTCCGGCTTATGGAAGTCAACAGCTGCGGAAACGATCACACAAGCTGTCGTACTCATTGTGGAAAACGGTGAGATGTATGTCGAGGGGATTTTGCGCACGATTGTGAGCGCAGCCTCTTTTAACAAGGGAGACGTTCAGGTCATCGTGATCGATACGGGATCAACCGATGCGACAAGCAAGATTGTCAAAACATTTGCGGATCACGAAGAGATGATCGAATTTTACGAAAATATTTCTGACAGTGACATCTCGGAATTGATCCGTTCTCTCCGGAAACAATCGCAACACGTGATTACTCATTTGGATCTGCGCAGATGGGTACATCCCAAGAAGGCGATCCATTTATTGATGCGTATGTTGACAACTTCGGCATAA
- a CDS encoding response regulator, with translation MKHDPIKILLADDHTLFRQGLRRIFALEDDLEVVGEAGDGEVVVELADALMPHVIIMDINMPKKNGVEATRAIKQLNPELKVLILSIHDDEEYVFETIRVGANGYLLKDVDSESLLDAVRKTVEGASFIHPKVTTKLLEEFKRLSRQAAEMESQRTMEREEDACLHFSLTQRESEILKLMAEGKSNRTIGEVLYISEKTVKNHVSSILCKLGVDDRTQAVIMAAKNGLVKL, from the coding sequence ATGAAACATGATCCTATAAAGATTTTGCTGGCGGACGATCATACATTGTTTCGACAAGGATTGAGACGCATCTTTGCGTTGGAAGATGATCTCGAAGTTGTCGGTGAAGCGGGTGATGGCGAAGTCGTCGTCGAATTGGCCGATGCTCTTATGCCGCATGTGATCATCATGGATATTAATATGCCGAAGAAAAATGGCGTTGAAGCGACACGCGCGATCAAACAGTTGAATCCGGAGCTCAAAGTGCTCATTCTCTCGATCCATGATGACGAAGAATATGTGTTTGAGACGATCCGCGTGGGGGCAAACGGCTATTTGCTGAAAGACGTGGACTCCGAGTCGCTGCTGGATGCGGTGCGTAAAACGGTCGAAGGGGCATCATTCATTCATCCCAAAGTTACGACGAAGTTGTTGGAAGAGTTTAAACGCTTGAGCCGACAAGCGGCCGAGATGGAGAGCCAGCGTACGATGGAACGGGAAGAGGATGCTTGCCTTCATTTTTCTTTGACACAAAGAGAAAGCGAAATTCTGAAATTGATGGCGGAAGGAAAAAGCAACCGGACGATCGGTGAGGTACTCTATATCTCGGAAAAGACCGTGAAGAATCATGTTTCATCGATCCTTTGCAAACTGGGGGTCGATGACCGGACACAAGCGGTGATCATGGCAGCGAAGAACGGACTGGTCAAGCTGTAA
- a CDS encoding sensor histidine kinase → MGNEVDVTMIDRAINATLQAIDEGKQQIFAIAESARLERQLLLEELEAIQTQVHKIVKEVDQLESSYRLARFRLAEISRNFGLHPEEKIKEVYEEAHRLQVAVMVSRERETQLRLRRDELQRRLKNLEEMIKRAEGLVSQLGVAYSYLSGDLKKIGSYIQTAEDKRLLGVQVIQAQEEERRRVAREIHDGPAQMMANVALRAEICEKMLDRDMNFVRRELRELKETVRDSLIEVRKIIFDLRPMTLDDLGLVPTLRHYVQHFQEKYGIEAQLKVFGPMRRFHGGLEIAVFRAVQEALMNVWKHAQASQVIVKVEIADTHVRVHIQDNGKGFDVKRVMENREHGRFGLLGMQERIQLLGGEIHFHSQPGNGTKIFISLPISE, encoded by the coding sequence ATGGGAAACGAAGTCGATGTGACAATGATCGACCGAGCCATAAACGCTACCTTGCAAGCGATCGATGAGGGCAAACAACAGATTTTTGCGATCGCCGAAAGTGCACGGCTGGAACGTCAGTTGCTTTTGGAAGAACTGGAAGCGATTCAAACCCAGGTGCACAAGATCGTTAAAGAGGTTGATCAACTGGAATCTTCCTATCGACTGGCTCGCTTTCGTCTGGCAGAGATAAGTCGCAATTTTGGCCTGCATCCCGAAGAGAAGATCAAAGAAGTATACGAGGAGGCTCATCGACTGCAAGTCGCGGTGATGGTCTCACGGGAGAGGGAAACGCAATTGCGTTTGCGGAGGGATGAATTGCAACGTCGCCTGAAAAATCTCGAAGAAATGATCAAGAGGGCAGAAGGACTCGTCTCGCAACTGGGGGTTGCATACAGTTATCTGTCCGGAGATTTGAAAAAGATCGGGAGCTACATACAGACGGCAGAAGATAAGAGATTGCTGGGGGTCCAGGTGATTCAGGCGCAAGAAGAAGAGCGCAGACGGGTGGCACGAGAGATACACGACGGACCGGCACAGATGATGGCAAACGTGGCTTTACGGGCGGAGATTTGTGAAAAAATGCTCGATCGCGATATGAATTTTGTTCGCAGGGAATTGCGGGAGTTGAAAGAGACGGTACGCGATTCGTTAATAGAGGTGCGGAAGATCATTTTTGATTTGCGGCCGATGACGCTTGACGACCTTGGTCTTGTGCCGACTCTGCGCCACTATGTGCAGCATTTTCAGGAGAAATACGGGATCGAAGCGCAACTGAAAGTGTTTGGCCCGATGCGCCGTTTTCACGGGGGGCTTGAAATTGCAGTCTTTCGCGCGGTTCAGGAGGCATTGATGAACGTTTGGAAGCACGCGCAAGCATCCCAAGTGATTGTGAAAGTGGAGATCGCGGATACGCACGTTCGCGTTCATATACAGGACAATGGGAAAGGCTTTGATGTGAAGCGGGTCATGGAAAACCGAGAACATGGACGTTTCGGTCTTTTGGGCATGCAAGAGCGCATTCAGTTGTTGGGCGGTGAGATTCATTTTCATTCGCAACCCGGCAACGGAACGAAAATCTTCATTTCACTGCCGATTTCCGAATGA
- a CDS encoding helix-turn-helix domain-containing protein, producing the protein MSAHIGEKIRKFRKEIGLTQTQLAEGIVTPSMICQIEAGKATPSYAVLEAIAERLERPLSDLLQDTQPQGKHKAILLLAQSLIRNRDFEHACSMLESLLQQTPLQVPRDDVELTLANGYIHLAKYEEAQSLLDELLTKSLYLKNIPVAFRCLLYLGKLARCSEKKQVALYHLRKAYAIMQQDDEIPLEEKIELLQRLGSLYQELGRTEEAHQCYQMAYEWGQSALNEETRGRMYLEKGLHALRQMNYEEACDFAEKANALYENMDHTLVLVDVLRSFSCMLAKRGNLTEAVRRLQDCLYQYKRLGDSSRVASTELELAKMHLEQGMYFEAEQALERAEPLLERNTFEQGLYYHLSALLYMRTSRYDDVLSLLSKALHIYQQQGAYDACAQVIEETNVFCQTIWKKEQPLLLA; encoded by the coding sequence ATGAGTGCACATATCGGTGAAAAGATTCGTAAATTTCGCAAGGAGATCGGTCTGACACAAACGCAATTGGCAGAGGGGATCGTCACACCCAGCATGATCTGTCAAATCGAGGCCGGTAAAGCGACTCCTTCCTACGCAGTCCTGGAGGCGATTGCCGAACGTCTGGAACGCCCTCTCTCCGATTTGCTTCAAGATACCCAGCCGCAAGGAAAACATAAAGCGATTTTACTATTGGCACAGTCTTTGATCCGTAATCGGGATTTTGAGCACGCATGCTCGATGCTCGAATCCCTGCTGCAACAAACGCCGCTGCAAGTCCCCCGCGATGATGTGGAACTCACACTCGCGAATGGCTACATTCATCTGGCCAAATATGAAGAGGCGCAGTCCCTGCTGGATGAATTATTGACGAAAAGTCTGTATTTAAAAAATATCCCGGTCGCTTTCAGGTGTCTTTTGTATTTGGGCAAACTGGCCCGTTGTTCCGAGAAAAAACAAGTCGCGTTGTATCACTTACGCAAAGCGTACGCGATCATGCAACAAGATGACGAGATCCCTTTGGAAGAAAAAATCGAGTTGCTCCAGCGTCTGGGAAGCCTCTATCAGGAACTGGGACGCACGGAGGAAGCGCATCAATGCTACCAAATGGCATACGAATGGGGACAGAGCGCGCTCAATGAAGAAACTAGAGGACGCATGTACCTGGAAAAAGGTCTGCATGCATTGCGGCAAATGAACTATGAAGAGGCATGCGATTTTGCAGAGAAGGCCAATGCTTTGTATGAAAACATGGATCATACCCTCGTGCTGGTCGACGTCTTGCGCAGTTTCTCCTGTATGCTGGCCAAACGCGGCAATCTCACAGAAGCCGTTCGCCGATTGCAAGATTGTCTCTATCAGTACAAACGGCTTGGGGATTCTTCCCGGGTGGCCTCCACTGAGTTGGAATTGGCAAAAATGCACCTGGAACAGGGCATGTATTTTGAAGCCGAACAAGCTCTGGAACGCGCGGAACCCCTCTTGGAACGGAACACGTTTGAACAGGGACTTTATTATCATCTGAGCGCCCTGCTCTATATGCGGACAAGCCGTTATGACGATGTTTTATCCCTACTCTCCAAAGCATTGCACATCTATCAACAACAAGGGGCATATGATGCTTGTGCCCAAGTGATCGAAGAAACGAACGTCTTTTGCCAAACGATATGGAAAAAAGAACAACCCCTTTTGCTTGCATGA